From Lolium perenne isolate Kyuss_39 chromosome 5, Kyuss_2.0, whole genome shotgun sequence, a single genomic window includes:
- the LOC139829960 gene encoding peroxidase 2-like — protein sequence MARKLAALALLVALLGCVAHTCQAGYGFPYPLSSPKKSSSLVAPMLSYAHYYKTCKGAEKIVRNVVQEEIKRNRGIGAGLIRLFFHDCFVQGCDASVLLDKTPANESTEKFGLPNIGSLRGFEVIDKIKTKLEAKCKGVVSCADIVAFAGRDATYFLSNKKVYFEMPAGRYDGRVSSASETLFNLPPPFANITVLEAMFAAKGLNLDEMVTLSGAHTIGISHCSSFGDRLPRNASDPMAMNPRFASSVTRKCKNPSSTVDQDFKTPNKLDNQYYKNVLNHEVLFTSDAALESSKTKRLVKQNLVPNVWETKFKQAMRKMGGIGVKTRANGEIRKNCRLIN from the exons ATGGCTAGAAAACTTGCCGCTTTGGCTTTGCTGGTAGCATTGCTTGGTTGCGTGGCCCACACGTGCCAAGCGGGGTACGGGTTTCCTTACCCATTATCGTCACCCAAAAAGAGCTCTTCACTTGTTGCCCCGATGCTCAGCTACGCTCACTACTACAAGACTTGCAAGGGAGCGGAGAAGATCGTTAGGAACGTTGTCCAGGAGGAGATTAAACGCAACCGCGGCATCGGCGCGGGCCTCATTCGTCTCTTCTTTCACGACTGCTTTGTCCAG GGTTGTGATGCATCGGTCCTCCTTGACAAGACTCCCGCCAATGAATCGACAGAGAAGTTTGGCCTCCCTAACATAGGCAGTCTTCGCGGCTTTGAAGTGATTGATAAGATCAAGACCAAGCTCGAGGCAAAATGCAAGGGTGTCGTCTCGTGCGCAGACATTGTCGCCTTTGCTGGACGTGACGCCACCTACTTCCTTAGTAACAAGAAGGTATACTTTGAAATGCCGGCTGGCCGCTATGATGGACGTGTCTCTTCTGCGAGTGAGACCCTCTTCAACCTTCCCCCTCCTTTCGCCAACATCACGGTGCTTGAGGCTATGTTTGCAGCCAAGGGGCTCAACCTCGATGAGATGGTCACCCTATCTGGCGCGCACACTATTGGGATCTCCCACTGCTCGTCCTTCGGTGACCGTCTCCCGCGCAATGCCTCCGACCCAATGGCTATGAACCCTAGGTTTGCCAGCTCGGTGACAAGGAAGTGCAAGAACCCTAGCTCTACGGTGGATCAAGACTTCAAGACCCCTAATAAGTTGGACAACCAATACTACAAGAATGTGCTTAACCATGAAGTTTTGTTCACGTCGGACGCCGCGCTTGAGTCATCCAAGACAAAGAGATTGGTGAAGCAGAATCTTGTCCCGAATGTGTGGGAAACAAAGTTCAAACAAGCAATGAGAAAGATGGGCGGCATCGGGGTGAAGACCAGAGCAAATGGGGAGATCAGAAAAAACTGCCGGCTCATCAACTAG